One part of the Helicoverpa armigera isolate CAAS_96S chromosome 3, ASM3070526v1, whole genome shotgun sequence genome encodes these proteins:
- the LOC110380629 gene encoding LOW QUALITY PROTEIN: integrator complex subunit 9 (The sequence of the model RefSeq protein was modified relative to this genomic sequence to represent the inferred CDS: inserted 3 bases in 2 codons): MKLYCLSSDAAKPCFVLSFKELLIMLDCGLSAHSVLNFLPLPPVPSTRLASLPNYTPPHLNDPLLEGELKDCCGRVFVDSIPEFCPPLDKVVDFSQLDVILISNYTCMLALPFITEDTGFKGQVYATEPTLQIGRFYLEELGSWLAGAGGAGAARRWKELLHVLPAPLALAARPRAWRRLFAREHIARALARVRVVGYDERVDVYGALDATAVSSGFCLGSANWVLRSAHEKVAYVSGSSTLTTHPRPINQAALRGADVLVLAALTQTPAHNPDHMLGDLCVHAAVTLRAGGSVLLPVYPSGVLYDLLECLSAHLDQAGLAAVPLYVLSPVADSSLAYSNILAEWVSVGKQARVYLPEEPFPHAALARGGRLKHAKHLHDDAFSADFRQPCVVFCGHPSLRFGAAVHLVELWASNPAHAIIFTEPDFPYLDALAPFQPLAMKAFHCPIDTSLNYSQANKLVRELRPRELALPEQYAAAAGGAARPHIAADVPTVLLRRGPRAAGPRRXARASLSAALAARLAPRDVRXGLRAAPLCAALRVRDRRVSLDVPPPGPGAAREAPRLDWAAPDVEALVRALAREGVAEARVERTADGCIVHLPRHDTLVHVERHATHVFCEADAAVRHALRRALAACLPHV; encoded by the exons ATGAAACTT TACTGCCTCAGCAGCGATGCGGCCAAGCCGTGCTTCGTGCTGTCGTTCAAGGAGCTGCTCATCATGCTGGACTGCGGGCTGTCGGCGCACTCGGTGCTCAACTTCCTGCCGCTGCCGCCCGTGCCCAGCACGCGGCTCGCCTCGCTGCCCAACTACACGCCGCCGCACCTCAACGATCCGCTGCTTGAGGGG GAATTAAAAGATTGCTGCGGACGTGTTTTCGTAGACAGTATTCCAGAGTTCTGTCCGCCGCTAGACAAAGTGGTGGACTTCTCCCAACTGGACGTGATTCTGATCTCCAACTACACGTGCATGCTGGCACTGCCGTTCATCACGGAAGACACGGGCTTCAAAGGCCAGGTGTACGCGACGGAGCCCACGTTGCAGATCGGGCGCTTCTACCTGGAAGAGCTGGGCTCGTGgctggcgggcgcgggcggcgcgggcgcggcgcggcgctggaAGGAGCTGCTGCACGTGCTGCCCGCGCCGCTGGCGCTGGCGGCCCGGCCTCGCGCCTGGCGCCGCCTGTTCGCGCGCGAGCACATCGCGCGGGCGCTGGCGCGGGTGCGCGTGGTGGGCTACGACGAGCGCGTGGACGTGTACGGCGCGCTGGACGCCACGGCCGTCAGCTCCGGCTTCTGTCTCGGCTCCGCCAACTGGGTGCTGCGCTCCGCACACGAGAAG GTGGCGTACGTGAGCGGGTCGTCGACGCTGACGACGCACCCGCGGCCCATCAACCAGGCGGCGCTGCGCGGCGCGGACGTGCTGGTGCTGGCGGCGCTGACGCAGACGCCGGCGCACAACCCCGACCACATGCTGGGCGACCTGTGCGTGCACGCGGCCGTGACGCTGCGGGCGGGCGGCTCGGTGCTGCTGCCCGTGTACCCGTCGGGCGTGCTGTACGACCTGCTGGAGTGCCTGTCGGCGCACCTGGACCAGGCGGGGCTGGCGGCCGTGCCGCTCTACGTGCTGTCGCCCGTGGCCGACTCCTCGCTGGCCTACAGCAACATCCTGGCGGAGTGGGTGTCGGTGGGCAAGCAGGCGCGGGTGTACCTGCCGGAGGAGCCGTTCCCGCACGCGGCGCTGGCTCGCGGCGGCCGCCTCAAGCACGCGAAGCATCTGCACGACGACGCCTTCAGTGCTGACTTCCGACAG CCTTGCGTCGTCTTCTGTGGACACCCGAGTCTTCGTTTCGGAGCCGCCGTGCATCTCGTCGAGCTGTGGGCGTCTAACCCTGCTCACGCCATCATATTCACGG AGCCCGACTTCCCGTACCTGGACGCGCTGGCGCCGTTCCAGCCGCTCGCCATGAAGGCGTTCCACTGCCCCATCGACACGTCGCTCAACTACTCGCAGGCCAACAAGCTGGTGCGCGAGCTGCGGCCGCGCGAGCTGGCGCTGCCCGAGCAGTACGCGGCGGCGGCCGGCGGCGCCGCCCGCCCGCACATCGCGGCCGACGTGCCCACCGTGCTGCTGCGGCGGGGGCCGCGCGCTGCGGGcccgcggc gggcgcgggcctCGCTGtcggcggcgctggcggcgcgcCTGGCGCCGCGGGACGTGCG GGGGCTGCGGGCGGCGCCGCTGTGTGCCGCGCTGCGGGTGCGGGACCGGCGCGTGTCGCTGGACGTGCCGCCGCCGGGCCCGGGCGCCGCGCGCGAGGCGCCGCGGCTGGACTGGGCGGCGCCGGACGTGGAGGCGCTGGTGCGGGCGCTGGCGCGGGAGGGCGTGGCGGAGGCGCGCGTGGAGCGCACGGCGGACGGCTGCATCGTGCACCTGCCGCGCCACGACACGCTGGTGCACGTGGAGCGCCACGCCACGCACGTGTTCTGCGAGGCCGACGCCGCCGTGCGACACGCGCTGCGCCGCGCGCTCGCCGCCTGCCTGCCGCACGTGTAG
- the LOC135119239 gene encoding uncharacterized protein LOC135119239 — MPRRCELGCSHNPGVTQHQFPHPEKNPELFKAWVNIVGGKLETADDIKFYRKRVICDIHFADKFKNRNNRLNNIAVPTLHLQGAPSQDAHMPPATPHIPTELPMPEHNIWNLPSTSKQIVTGAPSQDAHMPPATPHIPTELPMPEHNIWDLPSTSKQIITGM, encoded by the exons atgccgaggcggtgcgaattgggatgttcacacaacccgg gtgtgacacaacatcaatttccacacccagaaaagaatcctgagttattcaaagcctgggttaatatagttggtggaaaactggagactgcagatgatatcaaattttacagaaagcgagtcatctgtgacatacattttgcagacaagtttaagaatcgcaacaaccgtttaaataacatagctgttcctactctccatcttcagg gtgctccatcacaagatgctcatatgcctcctgcaactccacatataccaactgaacttcctatgcctgaacataatatatggaatctgccttctacatcaaagcaaatagtcactg gtgctccatcacaagatgctcatatgcctcctgcaactccacatataccaactgaacttcctatgcctgaacataatatatgggatctgccttctacatcaaagcaaataatcactggtatgtaa